In Halobaculum sp. XH14, the genomic window GGTGGTTCGACATTCCGATGGCCTGCTGGGCGATCGGTATCATCACGCCCGCACTCGGATTCTATACGTTCCCGTGGGTCGTCACCGCACTCAACCTGAACTTCCTCGAACGGGCGCTTGAGATGACGTTCTACAACGCCCGAACTGGGGGCGCACCCTTACTCTACCAGTGGATATGGTGGACATTTGGTCACCCGGAGGTGTACATCCTCGTTATCCCCGGTATGGGGATCGCAATGGAGATCATCGGCCGGTTCAGCGAGCGCCCCATCTTCGGGAACAAGTGGGTCATCGTCAGCTTTGTGACGCTCTCACTGTTCTCCGCGGGCGTGTGGGCTCACCACATGTTCACCACCGGACTTGGGGCCTCTCGGTACGCCTTCATGGTGTTCTCGATGGTCATCGCCCTCACGTTCAGCCTCTATCTCTTCAGCGCTCTCGCAACGATGTACAAGGGACGGGTTCATCTCACGACACCGATGCTGTTCTCTATCGGGCTTCTCGTTGGACTCGTCTACTCCGGGATGGAGGGCCTTCAGCTTGGTCAGCCCGCGTTGGACCAGAAGCTCCATTCGACGTACTTCGTCGTCGGGCACTTCCACTTCACACTCTTCATGGTCGGCGTTATGGGCCTCCTCGCGGGCGTGTACTACTGGTATCCACTCATCACTGGGCGGATGTACAATTCCCTCGCCGGCAAGTACCACGCAGTCACGACGCTGGGAGGACTTCCACTATTGTTCTTCCTGATGGCCCGGCTGGGCGAACTCGGGATGATGCGGCGCTACGCGACCTACACCTACATGCCGGAACTCCAGTTCTGGCATATACTGACCACCGGAGCCGCGTTCTTCGTCGCCTCCGGACAGCTTGTGTTCTTCGTCAATATGCTCTGGAGTCTTCGATATGGAGAACAGGTCGATAACCCGTGGGAAGACGTCCTCTCAGGACAGAATATGCCCTCTCCCGAGTGGGACGGCTTCCCGCACCACGCGCCGACGCCGGAGAACGTCTACGACGACATTCCCGATGATGCCGTTGACGTTGACCTTGACGACGATTCTGGGACGGTCGTGTCGGATGGTGGCGTCGGCGTCAATCTCGGAGGTGATAACGATGAGTGACGCGGACGACGACGTTACCGTGCCGGACGACAGCTCATACGGCACGCTCTCGGGAGCATTCTGGGCGCTTGTCATCGCGTTCGGACTCGGGCTGTTCTTCTATGACTTCGGGGTCGTTACGCTCGAAGAGGTCGCCAACGGTCAACCCATCGGAATCATCCACAACTTCCGTGTGACGATGTCCGTCATCGCGATGGTTGGTGGCGGGGGGTTCGTCGCTGTGACTGGTTGGTTCGTCTATCGATACGCCGCTCCACGCCGTGAAACTGCCGCGAAACTCCGTCCCGGCAGTGGTCGCTACACGTTCAGCGTGTGGAGTCTGGGCATCGCCTTCTTGGTACTGATGACCGTCTTCATGGGGGCGGGCGCGCTCGCACAGACCGACCAAGCCGCCGACCCGACCACACAGGCCGGAACGGACCGCGTCCTCGAGATGGACATCACCGCAGGACAGTGGTTCTTCCGGTACGACGTTGCTGGCGTCCCGTTCACGCAGGGGAATCACGTCGTCCTGCCTGCGGACACCGTGATTAAATTCAGAATCACATCAGCCGACGTGATTCACTCCTTCGCAATTCAGGAACTCGGCGTGAAAAAAGACGCCATGCCGGGACAAGTCAACTCGGCGTGGTTCTCCGTTGAAGGGGTTGAGGGAGAACGGACCATCACGGTAAATGGAACTGAAATCCCCGCCGATACATATCAGGTCACGTGTGCCGAACTCTGTGGAAAGGGCCATTCGCAGATGGTCTCACAGGTGTTCGTCGTCTCGCCAGAGGACTACCGGACGTGGGTGGAGGCCAACGGTGGGACAGTTCCGGAGAGTTTCGAGGCTAGCGAAGGCGGCCACGGTGAGGAAGAGGAAGGAGGCCACTAACCATGTCAAACGAAGATATGTCTGATCGACCCGGTGAACCGGTTCGCCGAGGGGAGGGAGCCGAGGGCTTCCCCCACGGTAGCAAGTACCCGCTGTTCGTCGCCCTGGGCATGTTCTTCACGGGGCTCGGGCTTTCGATGTTCACCGTGGCGCTGGTCATCGGGATTCCGGTCCTGATATACGGTATGTGGGGTTGGACGAAGGAATACACGATTGAGGAGTTTGAGACGGGTGTTGTTCCGGCGCAAAAACGTCAGCTGCTCGGGTTCAAGTCCGGCTACATCTCGATGTTGCTGGTCATACTCGGCGAGTTGATAATTTTTGCCTCGCTGTTCGTCGTCTGGTTTTACCTCAAGGCGACGCGTGGGCCGTTCCCTCCCGAGGGAATGCCGGGACCAGATCTGATGCTTGGAATCGTGATGACGGTCCTGCTACTCGCGGCCAGCGTCGCTCTTGGCTACGGCCGCTACGCTATCGCACGAGATGAGCGGGCGCCATTCAACTGGGGACTCGCGCTCTCGATGGTGTTCGGTGTGGCGTATCTCGTGGTGTTCGCGCTTGACTGGATGAATATGGCTGCTGGCGGCGCAGTTCCCTCTCAGGGTCCGTATCCAGCTGCCTACTACGTGCTGACAGGGACACACGCGGCTCACCTCTTAGCAGGCCTGGTGTTGAGTGGCATTATCGCCTACAGGGCGTGGGGGCGAGATCACTTCAGTTCGAACCGTCACCTCATGGTCAAGACGACGGAGGCGTATTGGCACTTCCTCACCTTCCTTTCCATTCTCATTCTGGCCTTCGTCTACTTCCCGGGGTGAGCGTATGCCAGCCCACACCGATTCTGTCGACCGGCGTACGACTGACGCCCTGTTCACGCTCGTGCTCGGCGTCTACGCACTTATGCTGGCTGGGGCGACGACTGCCGTGACGGGGGCGTCTGCCGCGTGTCCGACCTTGCCTGCCTGTGATGGGCTGACCTTCGAAGAGGGAATATCCGCGCTCGTAATCGTTGTTCTCTCTCACCGGGTGCTCGCACTGATCGTCGGCCTCGGTCTGCTTTGGCTCACGTGGCATGTCCGTGGCGACAGCGTCGCCAAGGGAGTGCGCCGCCCCATCATCGCTGCCGTCACACTCTACCCGGTTCAAGTCGCGGTCGGAGCACTGGCTGTAGGAGCAGACACGTCGGTTTCGGTCAGCGGGGCGCATCTGGTTGTTGCCGTGGCCATCTTCGGCGCATTGACGGTCGCGCTGGCACGGCAGTTAACCGACGTCTCGGACGAGTCCGATATTCCGAACGCCGGTGTGTTCGACCGCCATGACGGTGTCGAAGCGGAGATGGCTGGTGACGATCTATCCATCTCCGCGGCCGAACCGGGCTCTGCTCGCGGGCCGAGCGCTTCGAGTAAGTCGACGCGGATGGGCGTTCGTTCGCTGTTTCCGGGACGTTCGTGGGAGTATCTCCGGATGACCAAGCCCCGGCTGATGTGGCTGCTTTGTCTCGTTGCACTCGCGGCGATGCTACTGGCCGGGGGACGCACCGTTCCGATGGACCGCATCGCGTGGACGCTCCTCGGTGGTGTGCTGGCGGTCGGTGCGAGCGGTGTGTTCAACAACGTTCTCGAACGCGATGTCGACGAGCAGATGAATCGGACGGCGGACCGCCCCCTCGTGGAACAGCGGGTCTCGGTCCGGCGTGCGACGGCTTTCGGGATTGTGCTCGCGTTCGCCTCGCTGGGGGTGTTAGCAGCCCGCGTCAATCTCCTCGCAGCGCTGCTCGGTCTGCTGGCGATCCTATCCTACAGCGTTGGCTACACCATCCTGTTGAAACCGAACACCACCCAGAACATCGTCATCGGCGGCGCAGTCGGGGCGTTTCCCGCACTCATCGGGTGGAGTGCCGTCAGAGGTTCGATCGGGTTCGAGATTCTCCTGTTGAGCGTGGTCATCTTCCTGTGGACGCCCGCTCACTTCTACAATCTCGCACTTATGTACAAGGAGGAATACGCAACTGCCGGGTTCCCCATGTTGCCCGTCGTGCGGGGCGAGGAGACAACCCGACGACATATTGTGCTGTACCTCGCGGCGACGATGGTTGCGGTCGCGTTCCTGGGTGCGTTGACGGCCCTCGACTGGCTGTTCGCCGTGAGCGCCGTCGTCGCCGGCGCCGTCTTCCTCTGGTTCGTCGTCCGACTCTGTCGTCGCAAAACCGATCGGGCGGCCAGGAACGCGTTCGTCTCGGCGAACGCGTATCTCGGTGTGCTTCTTGTGGCCATCGTGGTAGACTCCATCTTCGTGTGAGCATTACGGGCGGTGTCCCTGTCCGTTGTCCTCAACAGTCACCCGTCGCCGGCGGGTACCCAGCGGGTGAGCCTCGCTCCGAGTTCGTCGCTCCAGTACAGCATCCCGACTGTCGCCACGAATACGAGCGTCGAGAGGTCCCATGAGAGCCACGCAATCGTGCTGAATGTGGAGGCGCCGAGTAACGGCACGAGTAGCGAGAAGGAACAGCCGACGCACGAAACGAGACCGAACACCCCGGAGAGGGCGCCCTTCGTCGCGTCGAGTAGCCGAGCGTACAGGAGGTACGCAATCGAAAGGTACCCCACGAGTTTGAACGGGACGATGACCGTTTGTACCAACGTATTTCTGAATACGATGATTGGCCCCCAGCCAGGAGTGACCCAGGAAATACGAAACTCCGCTCCGGAACCGAGGTGTTGGAACAATCCGAGCTGAAGTAACCCACCGAGCGTCAGCAGTACGAACAGATATATTCCCGTTATGGACGCCGCCGAAGCGCGTACACCGAATCGACGAGCGGATGGGCGTGTCCGGGAAATTGCGAGTGCTCCGAGATTGATCCAGACGAATGGATATACCACATACCTCGGTTCAGTCACGGACGTTTGGGTAACGAGGAAATACCCCCAGACCACCGCTAACTCGACCCCCAAGACCGCCCCCCAGCGGACGATATCGCTACTCTCGATGCCAAAACGAACACGGATCTCGTCCAGATATTCCGTTGCTGTACTCATCAGTTCAGCTTTCGGTACTGTGTATTATACACCGTACTCAATAAGCGTTGTTCGCCCATTTGTCTCGCCTACCCGATTTGTTCATTCCACGACGACACGACCAATCATCCTGTTCTCCTCGTGTGGCAAGCAAAAATATCGGTACGTTCCTGGGATATCGAACGTGTGGCTATATGTCTCACCTCGTTCGAGAAATCCTCTCGACGACGTGCTCTGTCGGACAGCCCGTTCGGATTCGTAGCCACCGCTGGCGAAATACGCCGCCTCCTCTGGCAGCGACTCTTCGTATGCTGATGCCGTATGGGGAGCAGGACTCTTGTTCTCCCAGGTAACTTGCTGGCCGGGTTCGATTGTGATCTCAACAGGATCGAACCGAAGGTCACTCGTCATCGTGACTATTGGCTCCGGCGGGCCTCCCCCTCCGAGGCAGCCAGCAATTCCGGCCATCCCGGCAGTTAGCACACCCCCGCTCCGACGAAGCACCGTTCGTCGTGAGCAGCAATTCATTAGTCCAGCCCTCGTTTGGAGGGATCACCGCTCGGTTCGAGTTTCTTTATTCGCGTCGCTAGTGCCAGAAACGTCGCGGCAAGCGTCAGCGTCACTGCCGCGGCCGCTGCGAAGTCGTGGGCTTGCCCCGAGTGATCAATGATTCCGTTGACGAGTTCGGCCCGCAGGAACGTGTGATGGAACTCCCCAACGAGCGGCGCAAAGTAATCCACGATGTCATTAAGCCCGTACCAGACGGTGGCGACGGCGACCGCACTGACTGAGAACTCGGCGTAGCGATAAATCAGGAACGACTGCAGACTCATCGCGAGATGGCTCACGATGAGAAACCAGTAGAGCCAGGGTTCGATATCGCCCGCCCCGTTGAGAACCAGCTGGACGAACGGCGTCCAGAGCCCGAGTTTGATGTTTCCGAAGAAGGCGAGCATATGGAGCCACTCGACGTCGTAGTCCAGTTTCCACGCGGCGAGACTAAGCGCGACGAACAGCGTCGCAGCGGGGCTGTCGGGGACGAACGGCCACATCACTATCGGGGTTTGGGCGAGCTGGAAGCGGTAGTACCAGAACCCGAACGCAGTCCCGGCCAGATTAATCGCGACGATGGCCCACGCGTACCGAAGTGCGAGGTCCTCGACGCGCCGGGGGAGCGGGGCGAGGTAGCTGGGCAGTCGATTCGTTGTCGCTGTAGGTACGGACGTCATTCGTCTCGCCGAATTACATCCCTGAGCTGTCGTTTCGCCGGTTCATCATGATGATCCCACTGAACAACATCAGGACTGCGAGCGCGACCATTCCGAGGTCCCAGGCCATCCCGGCGGTCATCGTCGAGCCCATGCCACCGCTCATCCCGCCATCCATTCCGCCGTTCATACCGGACTCCATCCCGCCACCCATTCCCCAGTTCATACTCCCGGTAACACCGACCAGTGCCTGGTTGAGCAACATCACGAGCGAGTAGCCGATCATCAGGGGACCACTCGCGTTCCCGAGCCGACTCGCGTAGGGCGTCAGCAGGACGACGCCGTGGACGACCACGACGACGCCGAGGAGTGCCATAAGGAGCCCGCTGTTCGAGCTCATCATCCCGCTGCCGGTTGTCGCGGAGAGCAGCGAGTAGACTCCCGAAACAAGTGCGATTGCCGCGCTGTACTGCCGTATCGTATCGCTCGTGTTCATCGTCTCCATTGTCAGACCCCGAGCATCATTCGAAGGGATCCACGGACGCCCATTGGGAGTCCGATCGCCCCGATGAAGAACGTCATGAGCCACCACCACGTGTGATTCATCTCGTCTTTCACGTCTGCGAGGTACCACACGATGCCACCGGTTACGAGGAGTTTGAGAACGAATGTTGACCCCGAGAATCCAGTCGCTTGATACACGAGATTCGTAACGACCAGCTTGGGGGAATAGCCGAGGAAGGTCACGCCGACGAGATTCTGCGCAGCGTCCCACATCTGCCCGAAAACGGCCAACAGGAACAGCGGATGGCGGAGATGTGCAATATCGACGAGGCTCGCCCCCCAGTAGTAGAGCGCGGTCACGCCGAGGGCGATCCCCGTCGTCGCAACAGGAACCCACAGGCGGAATGTCGCTGCCGTCGAGAGTCCATACCAGAGTGCCCACCCGACGGCTCCAATCGCCCAGACCGACCCGACGAGACCGACGATCGACGGGATGGACCCGATATTCCGATTGCGAGCGAGTGCGCCGACGCCGAGTGCGAGGACGGTGACGGCGGTAACGACGAAGTAGATCGAGGGCGTGATGAACCACACTGCGTAGTCGCCGAGCAGTCCGATATCCTCGAGGGCGCGCATCGCCCCGCCGGCGACGATGATTGGGGCGAACCCGTACGCGAGCCGCGCATCGAACGTGACATCGAGGTAGTCGAGATATGCCCGGAGTCCTGGGAGACTGTACACGACGGCCGCGAGATAGGCCACCGTGTTCACGGTGTTGTATCCGCGGACGGCCTGTATTCCCTTGTGTGTGACTGGCTGGCCGGCAGCGTCGGCGACGACCGGGCCCCAGAGATACTGCCAGACGAACCGGTCGTAGACGAGCGACGGGAACGCGAGGAGTGCGGCACCGACGAGGACGACCGGGGCAAGCAGATACAGCGCCCACCATTCTCGGGTGCCGGTGTCGGGGAGGACGGTTTCGACGCGCCCCGCAACGGTACTCACGATTCGCTCACCTCAATTCGCCACGTTGTGCTCTTCGAGCGCCCCCACTGTTCGAGCGACACGTCGGTGAGGTCGTCTTGGAGCTGGCTCAGATACTGTGCGACGGCTTTCGGTGACCCATCGAGGTCGCTGGCGATATCCCGAGCCCGAAGGTACGTGGGCTCAGTATCGGCGTTCTCGACGAGATACGCGTGTACCATGCGGCGGGAAATAGATGACATGAGTCGAGGGCAGTAGTGTTCAGCGGAGTTTCCCGAGCAGTTTGTAGTCGTGATCTGGGGTGTACCGCCGGAACAGCAGGCTGTTCGACAGCACCGACACGCTGGAGAACGCCATCGCGCCCGCGGCGAGCACGGGTTGCAGGAGACCGAGTGACGCGAGCGGGATCATCGCCGTGTTGTAGCCGAGCGCCCAGACGAGGTTCTGCTTGATCTTCGCGAGCGTCGCGTCCGAGATGCGGATCGCTTTCACGACGTCGACTGGGTCGTCGCGCATCAACGTGACGTCCGCGGCCTCGATGGCGACGTCAGTACCCGAGCCGATGGCCGTTCCAACATACGCGACGGCAAGGGCGGGCGCGTCGTTGACGCCGTCACCGACCATCATCGCCTGCCGCCCCTCGTCCTGGATGGACTCGACGGCGTCGGACTTGTCCTCGGGGAGGACCTCCGCGCGGACGTTCTCGGGGTCGATGCCGACCTGTTCGGCGACGGCGCGGGCGGTACGCTCGTTGTCGCCGGTGATCATCATCACGTCGACGCCGCGCTCCTGGAGCTGACTCACCGCGTCTTTCGCGCTCTCCTTGATCGTGTCGGCGTCCGCGACCACACCCACGAGTTCGCCCTCGTAGGCGACGAGCATCGCCGTCTTCCCCTCGTTCTCGAGGCGCTCCATCGTGTCCTGCGCGGGCGACGGGTTGATTCCGTTGTCACGGAGGAGCTTCCGATTTCCGACCAGGACCTCGCTGTCACCGACGGTCGCTTGGATGCCGTGGCCGGGGACGTTCTCGAAGTCGTCCGGGTCGGTCACGTCGATCCCCCGCTCTTCGGCGCCGTCGACAATGGCACGGGCAAGCGGGTGTTCGCTCGCATGTTCGGCCGTGGCCGCGAGCCGCAGGACATCCTCCTCACCGAGACGGTCACGAGCGGTCAGTTGGCCACCATCGGCAGCAGTATCGCCGCCATCCGTGAGCGGCTGTCCGTCACCGTCGAACACGACGACGTCGGTCAGTTCCATCTCACCTTTCGTGAGCGTCCCAGTCTTGTCGAAGACGACCGTATCGACGTCCTTCGCGCGTTCGAGGATGTCACCACCCTTGAACAGCACGCCATTTTGTGCGCCGATAGTCGTCCCAACCATCGTCGCGGCGGGCGTCGCCAGCCCCAGCGCGCAGGGACAGGCGATGAGCACCGCGGAGGCGAAGACGATAACGGCGAACTCGAAGACCGAGACGGCCCCACCTGCGACGGCTGGCCCGCCGGCGACGAGGCCCCACAGCGGGAGCCACTCGACGAAGCCGGCGAGCACCTCGGGGAACAGGAACCACACCAGCCCCCAGAAGACTGCGTTCCCGATGACCGCCGGCACGAAGTACGCAGAGATGCGGTCCGCAAGATTCTGGATGTCGGGCTGGCGCGACTGCGCCTCCTTGACCGTCTGCACGATCTGCTGGAGTGCCGTGTCCTCGCCGACCTTCGTCGCCTCCACGACGAGCACGCCGTTCTCGTTGATGGTGGAGCCGACGACCTCGTCGCCCTCGCTTTTCTCGACGGGGACGGATTCTCCGGTGACCATCGACTCGTCGACCGCCGACTGGCCGTCGATGACCACGCCGTCCGTCGGGATTTTCTCGCCGGGTCGGACCTTCATCCGGTCGCCGACCTCGACGTCTTCCAGCGGAATTTCCTCCTCGTTGCCGTCCTCGTCGACGACGGTGGCCGTCTCGGCTTCCATCTCCAGCAGTTTGCGGAGTGCTTCGCCGGCCTGGCCCTTCGAGCGGGCTTCGAGGTAGTTCCCGAGCGTGATGAACACGAGGATGAGCGCTGCGGTGTCGAAGTACAGGCCGCCCGCGATGAGCCCGGAGAGGACGGCGACGGAGTAGACGTACGCGGTGGTCGAGCCCAGCGCGATCAGCACGTCCATGTTGGCGCGCTTGTTGTTCACCAGCGCATTGTACGAGTTCTTGTAGAACGGCCAGCCGAGCACCAGCTGAACGGGCGTCGCCAGCAAGAACTCGACCCAGCCGAACTCGACACCAAAGACCGTCTCCGGGACGACCCCGCCGCCGAGGAGGTACTTCTCTAGCAGGAAGAAGAGAAGCGGAGCGGCGAGTACCGCACCAAACAGGGTCAGTCGAAGCTGTTTGCGGATCTCAGCCTGTCGCGCGGCGTCGCGCGCGTCCTCACCGGAGTCGCCGTCGGCGCTGTCCTCTCGGACGGGCGAGTAGCCCGCGCTCTCGATGGCATCGTAGAGTGCATCCAGCGACGTGTCCGCGGGGTTGTACCGGACTTGGGCTTCGTCGGTGGCGAAGTTCGCCTCGGCCGCGATGACACCTGGTGTGTTCTCTAGGGCAGTCTCATTGGTCTGTACACAGTTGGCACAGGTCATATCGGAGATGCCGATTGTCACGGTGTCAGACACCGCACCGTACCCGGCATCTTCGATGGCCTCGAATATCTCTTCGAGCGATACCTCGTCAGGGTCGTACTCGACGGAGCCCTCGTCAGTGGCGAAGTTCGCGTTCGCCTCGACAACGCCGTCGAGGGACTCGAGCGCATCGCCAACTGTCGCCGAGCAGTTAGCACAGGTCATCCCTGTGATGTCGAGATGTGCAGTTCGCGTTCCCATTCCTGTCCTATACTACGTGGTCCTTCCTTAGTGCAGTTACTGTTTCGAGACTAGGGCTTTAGACTGGTGTAGAATTTAGATTCAAAGGTCTACTTCCATTTCACCGCCGAAGGATGCCAATGTCGACCCCATCGACTCGGAGCGGAAACCGCGACTACAGCTTAGGCCCCTTCTTCGAGACGCTGATACTGGTCTTCGAAGCGACTACGGCACGACGGACAACAGAAGTGATAGACATCATCGTCGATTCGAACGGATTCGCCCTCGCTATCGACCGTATTCCCACACTCGGCACATGTGATTGCGAACTCAGTGCCGTCGAGTGAGGGCGTCCATTCGAGGTCATCGACGAGCGTCACCGAGTAGTCCGTCGATGGCGCATCTTCGAGGAGGCTATTGATCCACCGTCGAACGTTCTGCCCCTCCGCACGGCCGTAGAACCAGATTTTCCCCTCGGCAGTGACGAAGAGATGTTCGATACCCTCCGCATCCTGGAGTCGGCTTCGAAGTGGCTCGATGGCCGATGTGTCGTTTTCAAACTGGACGAACACCGGAACGCCAGCTCGCAGCTGTGCCCGGTTCACGTCGATGGTGAAGCCGTTGATGATGTCGGCTTCCTCTAACCGTTTCACACGGTCCGAGACGGCTGGACCCGAGAGATCCACCTCCTCACCGATACTGCTGAACGGGCGCCGTGCATCCTCTGCCAGTAACGAGAGGATCTCCATGTCTGTCTCGTCTAAATCACGCATATCTACGCATAGAACCCCCGCATCACAAGACTGTTTCCCAGCGTGAGATTTCGAATGCCATTTTCCAATACCGGATAGACTTTGGATTCGAAGCAGAAAATGACAAAGAGGTCCCTCTCGTATGTATCTGTGTATGTCGACGACCATCACCGTTGAGGGAATGACCTGCGGCCACTGTGAACAGACCGTCGAAGACGCGCTTCGAGAAGTGAGCGGCGTGACCGACGCGAACGCTGATAGAGAAGCTGAACAGGCGAGCGTCGATGGCGATGCTGACGTCACGGCACTCGTCCAGGCCGTCGAGGACGCTGGATACACCGCCTCCGCCTGAGAACCACCGGAACGCACGCCACCGACCGCCCCGCCGTTCTCGTTCGTTGCCGACCCTTTCGATGGCACCGCGCTGTATCAGGGTCTGGACAGCATAATAAGGGACGGCACCAAAACCCACGCCATGAGCAACAATCCAGACCACGAGACCTCCGAAAATCCCTCTAAAGAGGGCCACACCTCACATCAATCCGAAGGACCCGTCTACTGTTGTCGAATTTGCCGATTAAAAGCAGAGTCGGAACCACGAGCATCAGCCCACGCGT contains:
- a CDS encoding cytochrome c oxidase subunit I, whose amino-acid sequence is MTEHATDGGGSDYDDHDGHHGPSGWRYWLYTTDHEVIGIIYLWNALFFFAVGGLAALVFRTELALSPANAILNSAGYNSLLTLHGLTMVFFVIPPLTGAFQNYLIPHWVGAEEMAYPRWNALGAWSITAGGLLLWLPLFTNALGLTGLPANGGWFQYPPLTTMLNSSGIDAEIVGLTLLLGGGSIPGGINFFVTVVNERRPDLGWFDIPMACWAIGIITPALGFYTFPWVVTALNLNFLERALEMTFYNARTGGAPLLYQWIWWTFGHPEVYILVIPGMGIAMEIIGRFSERPIFGNKWVIVSFVTLSLFSAGVWAHHMFTTGLGASRYAFMVFSMVIALTFSLYLFSALATMYKGRVHLTTPMLFSIGLLVGLVYSGMEGLQLGQPALDQKLHSTYFVVGHFHFTLFMVGVMGLLAGVYYWYPLITGRMYNSLAGKYHAVTTLGGLPLLFFLMARLGELGMMRRYATYTYMPELQFWHILTTGAAFFVASGQLVFFVNMLWSLRYGEQVDNPWEDVLSGQNMPSPEWDGFPHHAPTPENVYDDIPDDAVDVDLDDDSGTVVSDGGVGVNLGGDNDE
- a CDS encoding cytochrome c oxidase subunit II — its product is MSDADDDVTVPDDSSYGTLSGAFWALVIAFGLGLFFYDFGVVTLEEVANGQPIGIIHNFRVTMSVIAMVGGGGFVAVTGWFVYRYAAPRRETAAKLRPGSGRYTFSVWSLGIAFLVLMTVFMGAGALAQTDQAADPTTQAGTDRVLEMDITAGQWFFRYDVAGVPFTQGNHVVLPADTVIKFRITSADVIHSFAIQELGVKKDAMPGQVNSAWFSVEGVEGERTITVNGTEIPADTYQVTCAELCGKGHSQMVSQVFVVSPEDYRTWVEANGGTVPESFEASEGGHGEEEEGGH
- a CDS encoding cytochrome c oxidase subunit 3 codes for the protein MSNEDMSDRPGEPVRRGEGAEGFPHGSKYPLFVALGMFFTGLGLSMFTVALVIGIPVLIYGMWGWTKEYTIEEFETGVVPAQKRQLLGFKSGYISMLLVILGELIIFASLFVVWFYLKATRGPFPPEGMPGPDLMLGIVMTVLLLAASVALGYGRYAIARDERAPFNWGLALSMVFGVAYLVVFALDWMNMAAGGAVPSQGPYPAAYYVLTGTHAAHLLAGLVLSGIIAYRAWGRDHFSSNRHLMVKTTEAYWHFLTFLSILILAFVYFPG
- the cyoE gene encoding heme o synthase, which gives rise to MPAHTDSVDRRTTDALFTLVLGVYALMLAGATTAVTGASAACPTLPACDGLTFEEGISALVIVVLSHRVLALIVGLGLLWLTWHVRGDSVAKGVRRPIIAAVTLYPVQVAVGALAVGADTSVSVSGAHLVVAVAIFGALTVALARQLTDVSDESDIPNAGVFDRHDGVEAEMAGDDLSISAAEPGSARGPSASSKSTRMGVRSLFPGRSWEYLRMTKPRLMWLLCLVALAAMLLAGGRTVPMDRIAWTLLGGVLAVGASGVFNNVLERDVDEQMNRTADRPLVEQRVSVRRATAFGIVLAFASLGVLAARVNLLAALLGLLAILSYSVGYTILLKPNTTQNIVIGGAVGAFPALIGWSAVRGSIGFEILLLSVVIFLWTPAHFYNLALMYKEEYATAGFPMLPVVRGEETTRRHIVLYLAATMVAVAFLGALTALDWLFAVSAVVAGAVFLWFVVRLCRRKTDRAARNAFVSANAYLGVLLVAIVVDSIFV
- a CDS encoding DUF7546 family protein; its protein translation is MSTATEYLDEIRVRFGIESSDIVRWGAVLGVELAVVWGYFLVTQTSVTEPRYVVYPFVWINLGALAISRTRPSARRFGVRASAASITGIYLFVLLTLGGLLQLGLFQHLGSGAEFRISWVTPGWGPIIVFRNTLVQTVIVPFKLVGYLSIAYLLYARLLDATKGALSGVFGLVSCVGCSFSLLVPLLGASTFSTIAWLSWDLSTLVFVATVGMLYWSDELGARLTRWVPAGDG
- a CDS encoding plastocyanin/azurin family copper-binding protein encodes the protein MLTAGMAGIAGCLGGGGPPEPIVTMTSDLRFDPVEITIEPGQQVTWENKSPAPHTASAYEESLPEEAAYFASGGYESERAVRQSTSSRGFLERGETYSHTFDIPGTYRYFCLPHEENRMIGRVVVE
- a CDS encoding DUF1405 domain-containing protein, encoding MTSVPTATTNRLPSYLAPLPRRVEDLALRYAWAIVAINLAGTAFGFWYYRFQLAQTPIVMWPFVPDSPAATLFVALSLAAWKLDYDVEWLHMLAFFGNIKLGLWTPFVQLVLNGAGDIEPWLYWFLIVSHLAMSLQSFLIYRYAEFSVSAVAVATVWYGLNDIVDYFAPLVGEFHHTFLRAELVNGIIDHSGQAHDFAAAAAVTLTLAATFLALATRIKKLEPSGDPSKRGLD
- a CDS encoding DUF63 family protein, which gives rise to MSTVAGRVETVLPDTGTREWWALYLLAPVVLVGAALLAFPSLVYDRFVWQYLWGPVVADAAGQPVTHKGIQAVRGYNTVNTVAYLAAVVYSLPGLRAYLDYLDVTFDARLAYGFAPIIVAGGAMRALEDIGLLGDYAVWFITPSIYFVVTAVTVLALGVGALARNRNIGSIPSIVGLVGSVWAIGAVGWALWYGLSTAATFRLWVPVATTGIALGVTALYYWGASLVDIAHLRHPLFLLAVFGQMWDAAQNLVGVTFLGYSPKLVVTNLVYQATGFSGSTFVLKLLVTGGIVWYLADVKDEMNHTWWWLMTFFIGAIGLPMGVRGSLRMMLGV
- a CDS encoding DUF7123 family protein, with translation MVHAYLVENADTEPTYLRARDIASDLDGSPKAVAQYLSQLQDDLTDVSLEQWGRSKSTTWRIEVSES
- a CDS encoding heavy metal translocating P-type ATPase, with the translated sequence MGTRTAHLDITGMTCANCSATVGDALESLDGVVEANANFATDEGSVEYDPDEVSLEEIFEAIEDAGYGAVSDTVTIGISDMTCANCVQTNETALENTPGVIAAEANFATDEAQVRYNPADTSLDALYDAIESAGYSPVREDSADGDSGEDARDAARQAEIRKQLRLTLFGAVLAAPLLFFLLEKYLLGGGVVPETVFGVEFGWVEFLLATPVQLVLGWPFYKNSYNALVNNKRANMDVLIALGSTTAYVYSVAVLSGLIAGGLYFDTAALILVFITLGNYLEARSKGQAGEALRKLLEMEAETATVVDEDGNEEEIPLEDVEVGDRMKVRPGEKIPTDGVVIDGQSAVDESMVTGESVPVEKSEGDEVVGSTINENGVLVVEATKVGEDTALQQIVQTVKEAQSRQPDIQNLADRISAYFVPAVIGNAVFWGLVWFLFPEVLAGFVEWLPLWGLVAGGPAVAGGAVSVFEFAVIVFASAVLIACPCALGLATPAATMVGTTIGAQNGVLFKGGDILERAKDVDTVVFDKTGTLTKGEMELTDVVVFDGDGQPLTDGGDTAADGGQLTARDRLGEEDVLRLAATAEHASEHPLARAIVDGAEERGIDVTDPDDFENVPGHGIQATVGDSEVLVGNRKLLRDNGINPSPAQDTMERLENEGKTAMLVAYEGELVGVVADADTIKESAKDAVSQLQERGVDVMMITGDNERTARAVAEQVGIDPENVRAEVLPEDKSDAVESIQDEGRQAMMVGDGVNDAPALAVAYVGTAIGSGTDVAIEAADVTLMRDDPVDVVKAIRISDATLAKIKQNLVWALGYNTAMIPLASLGLLQPVLAAGAMAFSSVSVLSNSLLFRRYTPDHDYKLLGKLR